The genomic interval GATAAGGCATGAGCCACGAATCCTCACTGATGCGAAAGCAACGGGAGAATTTGGGGCTCCTGCCTTCCGGAGTACTTCTTTAATCTATTAGCTCTGGCATAATCCTAAACTGTAGAAAAATCCAGTTTTCCCCCTTGACTTTCCGGCGGGTTCTCTTATAATCTACTCTTGATATCCCGTGAAATTGACTGGTGTGTTTTGCTGCTTTGACGACGGGGCTTCTGTGCCGCTGACATAAGTTCGAGAACGGCTTTCACTTTCCTAATGCGGGGAAGGAGGTGATGAATCGAAAAGACAGTTTTTTTCTCTTACCCTTCACTATAATCAATAACCTCAACTGCTTGTAGGAGGAACAATGAGCAGAAAATTGGTATTGTTTTTCCTCGCCCTCTTCACAGTGGCCTTTTTTGTGACGGCCACGGCGGGGGAAATTGACCCGGGTCTGGCCGATATTCTCCAGGCGACACCCTCGGGTCAGAACGTATCCGTGCTGGTTTTCCTGAATGATCGGGTGGACCTGAATGCGATCTCCAGCCAGTTAAACAGCCGGAATGCGACCACGCAGAACCGCCACGAGGCGGTGGTGCGGGCGCTTCAGATGAAGGCCGATAATTCGCAAGGTCCGATACTCAATCATCTTCAGAGTCTGGCGAGCGCGAAAAGCATCGGCGGCTATCGGGTTTTCTGGATTATCAATGCGGTCGAAATAACCGCACCAAAGGAAATGATTGAGACTATTGCCGGTAGAACCGATGTAGTGAAAGTCTATTACAATTATGAAATTGAATCGATTGTGCCGGTCGATATCGGTGCCGCCGGTCCCGGCATTGGCGCCGCTGTGGAAAACGGCGTCAACGCCATCCGGGCGCCGGAGGTATGGGCGATGGGTATCGACGGCGCGGGGGCCCTGGTGGCTAATATCGATACCGGTGTCGAGGGAGAGCACCCGGTGTTGGCCAACAGATGGGCCGGTGTGGCCGATCCGCGCTATGCCGGGCATCCGGAATGGGCCTGGTACGACCCCTATCTGGGAAATAACACTTTCCCATATGATAACGGCGGTCATGGAACACATACCATGGGGACAATTTGTGGCGGCGCTCCCGGCGACCAGATTGGCGTCGCTCCGGGTGCGCACTGGATTGCGGCCGCGGCGGTCGATAGAGGCGGCGGAATCCCACGAACCGTTTCCGATTGCATTCTTTCGTTCCAGTGGATGCTCGATCCCGACCACAACCCGGCCACCAGCTGGGATGTGCCCGATGTTTGCTCCAACTCATGGGGCGTGACCACCTCGCACGGGTATGCGCCATGCGATCCCCTTTTCTGGAGCTACATCGATGCTTGCGAAGCGGCCGGGACCGTCGTCGTTTTTGCCGCCGGCAACGAGGGAACCTCGGGTTTGCGCCGTCCGGCCGACCGGGCGACCGATGCCTATCGCAACTGTGCCGTGGCGGCGGTCGATGCCAACACCGCTGGCTGGCCGATTGCCTATTTCTCATCCCGCGGACCGACCTATTGCACTCCTACGGGAGACATGGCGATCAAGCCGGATATCGCCGGGCCGGGGTACAATGTCCGTTCGGCTTATCCGGGACTGACCTATACCACGATGAGCGGCACCTCGATGGCCACGCCGCATATCGCCGGTGTGGTGGCATTAATGCGCCAGGCCAATCCGGATATCCCGGTCGATTCGGTCAAGCAGATCATATACGAAACCGCTTATGATCTGGGATCAGCCGGGAAAGATAACGACTATGGCTGGGGTATGATCGATGCCTATGCGGCGGTGAATCGGGTTCAGCCGGATACATTTCCGCCGGTCGCCGATTTCGTCGGCGGCCCGACCTCCGGATACGCGCCCCTGACAGTGCAGTTCACCGATCTTTCACTGCACAAGCCGACCAGCCGGCTCTGGATTTTTGGCGACGGTACCCCAACCTCGAATGTGCAGAATCCGAGCCACATATATAATAATGTCGGGATATACACGGTCAGCCTGACTGTGACCAATGCCCATGGTTCGGATATTGAAACCAAGGCCAATTATATCACGACCAGTCAACCGCCGATATCCAACATTCATGTTTCCAGCATAATCGTTACCAGGAGTTCGCAGCCCGGGCGGAGTTGGGCAGGCAATGCCACGGTAACGATCGTTGATGAATTTGGTGTGGCGGTAAGCGGTGCCAGGGTTTCGGGATTTTTCAATGCCCCGAATACCAAAACCAAGAGCGGCACCACCGGTACCAATGGTCAGGTGGCTATTATTTCCGATAAGACCAAGACCCCGCCTGCCGATTGGTGTTTCCAGGTGACCGCTGTTACCAAGTCCGGCGAGACCTATGACCCGACCAAGAATCTGGTCACCAAGGCGTGCGAGAGCGGACCGGTCTATAAGGAAATGGCGGCGCCGGTGCCGAATGAATTCTCGGTCACCAACTATCCTAATCCGTTCAATCCCTCGACCACGATTGAAATGAACCTTCCGATTGCCTGCAACTGGACAATCGGTATTTTCAATATTCTGGGCGAGAAGGTGGAGGAGTTCAGCGGCACAAGTGCGGCCGGACGGATTTTGGTGGTCTGGAACGCTTCAGGCCATTCCTCGGGTATCTATTTTTACAGAGTGACGGCCGGGCAGTATGGTGCCTCAAAGAAGATCGTATTAATGAAGTAAAAGGCCTTATACTGAGGGCAGAACCACGTGTCGGTTCTGCCCTTGTATGCCTGTTGAGAAATCCGTCCACCAAGCAGCTTCCTTCCGACACTTATTGAAATAGGATACGGGTGATTTCGACAATCTGAGATTCCATAAATTATGCATTATAGAGAAGAATTAATCCGAGCCGGGCGATTAATTGAAGAGATGAATCAATACTATGACGCACGGGCAATATGGCATGATTATTATATGGGCTATAAATCTAATGAAGAGATGGAATCGCTCCTGTGCCCGGTCATTGAGGCATTTGAAGCGGCAATTGCCGGCAAAAATGTCCTTGAAATTGCCTGTGGAACAGGCAACTGGACACAGGTCCTGGCCAAAAGAGCGCACTCGGTAGTGGCGACAGACATCAGCGCCGCAGCCATAGAGACGGCACAGAGAAAGAATCTGAGCAACAGAAATGTGACCTTTCATGTTTCCGATGCATATTCACTGGATGATATCGAACCGGGATTCAACGCCGCTTTTGCCGCCGACTGGTGGTCGCACATCCCGAAAAGCAAGATATCTTCTTTTGTCAGCAACCTTCATGCGAGATTGATTACCGGATCAAAAGTGATCTTAATTGATATGTGCTTTAGGGATGCATTCGAAAAGGAGTTCTCCCATTACGATATGGACGGGAATAGAATCAGCAAGAGAAGCCTTCCTGATGGCAGGGAATTTCAGGTGGTCAAGAATTTCCCGACGGCGAAGGAAATGACCGATATGCTTCTTCCTTTAGCGAAGAACATCGAGTTCCGCGAATTCGATTTTTTGAAAAGATGGATGGTCATGTACGAGACGGTTTGAGACTATATCACATGGTTCAAATCCCGTCCCTCATATCCTTCAGTGTGACAATTCTGCGGAGCTTCCGCTGATCGTGACATTAATAGGTATACCCCATCAATATTCATTATATGTAAAAATGCCTCATTCTTTCAATTCCAATTATTTTCAGAAAGACAATTTCCTCCTGTAAGATTTTGGTCTCTCCCCAAACATAACATATAATCGTATGCAGGCCGGCAGTTTTGTTGACAGCAAGAAGATGATGCTATTGAAATGATCCGCGGAAAGGATTATCAACAGGGGACAAGGGCATCCTTGCCCCTAATTTTTCTGCATCAGTGAGATCCGGCGCAATATCTCTCTTAATACATTATTAATTTACGGTCGGGCTAATCTTTCAAACGGCGATGCTTCAGGTTGAGCGGGTCGGCCTGGATTTCATAATGGTCTATCAATTGTGAGCTGTTATCGTACACTTTGACTATCAGCCGCCTGTCGACCATCGATAGCTTGCAGAAATGGTATTTTTTCAGATACAACTGGCCGCATGGGGAGGTTCGAGCCTGATCGCGAAGCGGAGCGCCGCCGCCTCCGGCGACTATATAATATTTCCCGCCGCAGAAAGAGCGTTCGTAATCGTGGTCATGGCCGTTGAATATCATATTGATTCCATATTGCTCAAATAACGGCACCAGGGTTGCCCGCAGACCCATTTCATCCTCGGTATGTGCGCCGGTGCTATATGGCGGGTGATGAAACAACGCCACCACAAACCGTATCGAATCACTGATTTCGGATAAATTGCTCTGGAGCCACTTGTATTGCTCCGAATCGGGCGTTATCGGAATGCAGGAATTCATAATTACGAAATGGGTGCGGTTCCTTTCGACCGAATACCATTGCTCGTTGCCTGGTAAGGTAAAATTGTCGAAATACAACTGAGATTGATGCTCGTGATTGCCGAGCGCCGGATAGAATTCGCTATGGGCAAATATCGGGGAGGCAATGACGTTGAAAGTATCCCAGTCACTCTTAAATCTGCCATCACTAACCAGATCTCCGGTGTGAAAGACGGCCGATGGTTTTATCTGCATGATAAGATTGACAATTTGCCGGTGAATGTTATGACCGGTGCGAGTGTCGCCGAGGACGACAATGGCCGGATTCATCTTAATCTTGATCAATGCGGTATCGGCCAGAGTGCCATCAGAGGCGATCAACATGAAACTTGTGTCACTGAGGCCATCGGGAGGAGTGCCGAATAAGCTGTCATTATCGGGATCGGGGGTAAGCCAGGAAGGGTAAGAGGCAAATTGAACGCTCAATGCCGGGCCGTCGGTGTCCGAGACATCCGCACGATAGATATAATAGATTCCCCCAGCCGCCTCGGTCATAATCGGGGAGGTTATTTCGGGTGCAACATTCTTATTTTCCTGGAGCACTTCGGAGGAACAAGCCATCCAAGAAAGAAATATCAGGAGCAATACGCCGGTAAACCTTTGGATTAGAATCATGTTTCCCTTCTTTGCAATTTGCATCTGCGGCACGCGTCTTGCATAACAATTATCAAATCTATTAGCGGGAGAAGTTCCTGTCAAGAGACGGCGGGTTAAAATTATCTGCAAATCAGGTTTGTCATTTGATTAGTTCTACATATATTATTGGTGATGGACAAGCGTAATTCTCAAGATGCCTACGGGCATGAAATGCTGGATTATTTCAACGGTGCCGGCGGTTATGAAATTACGGAGCGGGATGATGGCTACATGACGGCCGGTTTCGACGCACCCAAGGTCTATTTCTCAGACTATCGGCAGTGGACTGTCAATGAAAGGAAGGCGATACGCTATGCCCGTGGAAAAGTGCTCGATATCGGCTGCGGCGCCGGGAGGATGATGCTCTATCTTAAGAAGAAAGGGCATTATGTGATGGGGATAGATTCTTCACCGCGGGCTGTCAAATTGTGCCGTAAAAGGGGACTGAAAAATGTCAGGGAGCTATCGATCACACAAGTCAGTGCCGGCCTTGGAATATTCGATACAATACTCATGTTTGGGGGAAATTTCGGCCTCATGGGAAACCCTCAACGGGCAGGACGGATTCTGCAGAAATTCTATAAGATGACTTCTGCCGGAGGACTAATAATTGCGGTTAGCTGCGACCCTTACCGAATATTGACGAAAGAAACACGCGAGTACCAAAAGCGCAACCGGGCAATGGGAAAAATGAGCGGATGCATGCGATACCGAATCAGATACAGGCGATATATCTCGCTCTGGTATGAATGGCTGATGGTCTCCCGAAGAGAGATGCAGACACTGCTGAAGGGAACCGGATGGGCCATTCGCAGATATTTTCATTCTTCGCGGACTCCGGCCTATATTGTTGTTATCGAGAAAGAATAGGGCGGGTTCAGGATTTCTTCCGGCAAATGAAGTATTCTCGTCGAAAGATGTCGTCCGGGCACGTTTCATTGCAATAAATCGTTGATACGTAAAGGCTTACGGCTGGCGCTCGGGCAGATAATATTGCTCCAAAAATTGCTTTAAATATTAAAATTGTTTATCTTTATAGGTTATGAAAGAGAGAATAAATATACCAAAATCTGCCTCCAGCGGGACTGTGGCCAGAGGCCCTAGTGGAATAATTATGAATAATAGAAGGAATCAGATATGCCGTTAGAACGCGAGAAAATAGTCCCGATATATCTCGAGGAGGAGATGAAAAACTCTTACCTCGATTACTCCATGTCGGTTATCACCAACCGTGCCCTGCCCGATGTACGCGATGGGCTCAAGCCCTCCAACCGGCGAATCATGGTGGCCATGAACGATCTCAATCTTTCGCCGGGGCGGCCGTACCGCAAGTGTGCCAAGATCGCCGGCGATACCTCCGGTAATTATCATCCGCATGGCGAGCAAGTGGTGTACCCCACGCTCGTGCGCATGGCGCAGGATTTCAACATGCGGTATCCGCTGATTGACGGGCAGGGGAATTTCGGCTCGATTGACGGCGATGGCGCCGCGGCAATGCGGTACACCGAAGCCAGACTGACCCCGATTGCGATGGAAATGTTGGTCGATATGGAAAAAGATACGGTTGACATGATGCGCAACTATGATGAGACGCGCATGGAGCCGCGGGTCCTTCCCGGGAAATTCCCCAACCTGATCTGCAACGGCACCTCCGGCATTGCGGTCGGCATGGCGACCAATATCCCGCCGCACAACCTCGGCGAGGCGGTTGATGCACTCACCGCTATTATAGACAATCCCGAAATCGCCAATGATGAGTTAATTGAGATTGTCCCCGGTCCCGATTTTCCCACCGGCGGCATTATCAACGGGCGAGCCGGCATTCGCGAGGCGTATCGCACCGGGAAGGGACGCCTGATGGTACGCGCCAAAGCGGTGGTAGAGATACAGAAAAGCGGCAAGGATTTTATCGTTGTCACCGAAATACCGTTCCAGGTGAACAAATCGAATCTTCTCGAACGGATCGCCGAGCTGGTGCGCGACAAGGTTATCGATGGTATCGCCGATTTGCGCGATGAATCCGACCGTGACGGCATGCGGATTGTGGTCGAACTGAAGCGCGATGCCCAAGCCGAGGTAGTACTCAACCAGCTGTTCAAGCATACTCAGATGCAGGCCACTTTTGCCATTATGATGCTCACTCTGGTCGGCGGCGTGCCGATGATTCTTACACTCAAGGAGATGCTCGAGCAGTTTCTCATTCACCGGCATGAGGTAGTGGTAAGGCGCACCAAATTCGATTTGAACAAGGCCGAGGAACGGGCGCATATTCTCGAGGGGTACAAAATCGCGCTGGATAATATCGATGCTGTAATCGAGCTGATAAAGAAATCGAAAGATACCCCCACGGCGCGCGAAGGATTGATGACCAAATTCAAGCTCTCCGAAAGGCAGGCCAACGCCATTCTCGATATGCGGCTGGCGCGGCTGACGGGGCTGGAGCGGCAAAAGATCGAAGAGGAATATATCGCCATAATCAAGTTGATCGCGGAACTGAAGGGGATTCTCGAATCCAAGCCGCGGCGGATGGCGATTATCAAAGAGGAACTTCTGGAGCTGAAGCGGAAGTACGCCGATGACCGCCGTACCGAAATCCAGGATGAGGCCGAGGAATTCACGGTCGAGGACCTGATCGCCGAAGAGGACATGGTTATCACCATCTCGCATTCCGGGTATATCAAGCGCCTTTCGGTCTCGATGTACCGTCGTCAGAACCGCGGCGGGCGGGGCGTGATCGGTATCGAGACCAAGGAAGAGGATTTCGCCGAGCATCTCTTTATCGCCTCGACGCATGAGTATATCCTTTTCTTCTCGAATAAGGGACGGTGCTACTGGGTGAAAGTGCACGAGATTCCGACCGGCGGGCGTCTGGCCAAAGGAAAACCGATTGTCAATATGCTTTCGATCGGCGAAGGGGAGAAGATTACCGCCTTCTGCCGGGTGCGCTCGTTTGATGCCGACAAGTATGTCGTGATGGCGACCCGCAATGGCATAATCAAGAAAACCTCGCTCGATGCATTCTCTAATCCGCGCAAAGCCGGTATCAATGCCGCCGATTTACCCGAGGAGGACGAATTGATCGAAGCCTCGCTCACCGACGGCAGTTACGAAATTATTCTCGCCACCCGTCAGGGACAGGCGATTCGGTTCCCGGAGGAAAAGATCCGCGCCATGGGGCGGGGCGCTTACGGCGTCAAGGGAATCACGCTGGCCAAGGGTGATTATGTTATCGGGATGGTGGTGGTCAAGCGTGATGCCTCGCTTTTAACCGTCTGCGAAAACGGCCACGGCAAGCGCACCGGCATCAACGATTACCGGGTGACCAACCGCGGCGGCAAGGGCGTCATCAATATCAAAACGACCGACCGCAACGGCGAAGTGGTGGCGATAATGGAAGTGCTTGAAGACGACGAATTGATCCTGATAACCAAGAATGGGATCACCAACCGCCAGAGCGTGAAAGCAATAAATGTCATCGGCCGCAACACGCAGGGTGTCCGCCTGATACACCTCGACAAAGACGACAAAGTAACCGACGTGGCGCGTGTGGTGAAGGAAGAGTAGCAACACTTTCCAGATCGAGCGAGGTCAGGAATTTCGTCTGATAGGAAACCCACCGCAAGCTTGAGTCATTCGGGCGCCGGGGCAGATGTGGACATCTGCCGCCCACATAAAGCTTGAGTCATTCGGGCGCTGGGGCAGATGTGGACATCTGCCGCCCACGTAAACAAGAGTTTGCTTGTCGCGTTTTTATCCGACCTATTTTGTCTGGGGTTACGGCATACAATCTCCCATTTTTGACGCAATTTCTATCATATTGTACCGCAAGCGGTTCTGCATGCGCCAAAAAAGCGAAGCCAATCTTGAACAAAGCAACTTAATGAACGTCATGGGGATGACAGGATTTGGGTTCGGATTCCGAAATTTTCGAGCCTCTTCGTGGCAGTTATCTACTGATGCAATTCTATATACTGCAACTGAATAGGGGGTGCGGACTGATGTCTTCAAAATGGGTTTGTTTCTTCGAAAATTAAAATATATGTGGTTTCTGCCGGGCGGGGATTTGGGGCCGTTAATTCCCTGGCGACAGGGTCTGACAGCCCGATGCGCGAAAAATTGTCTCTCAATTATAGACATATTGACATCCTTGCTTTCTAATAATGGGGGGAGGCGCAAAATCACCATCGATGTTGTAGTGATTTTGCGAGGGGGTGATTGAAGGACAAGGGGATAGGGGCGTATCTTGGCTTACGCGGCCAGCCGTGGTGCGTGGCAGAATCGGCCTTGACAGAATAAACAAATGCGGATATTATTATTTAGCTTTGGCTTACTAAAGAGAGGCGGATATCCGTACCTGAAGAGAGAAGACCCACAACCCGCGGCGGCGGGTGGGAAACCGGGGATAATAATGGAATTCTGTGAAAAGTGCCCAAAAAAGTAAAATTACCGCCATTAAATATGTATTCTATATATAGGTGATGTGCGAAATAAAATGGCAAAATGTGGAGATCGCACATGTTGGGACCTTATAAAATAAAGGAGAGGGTGAGAGGATATGGAAGAGCAAAAGATCAAGAAACTGAGAATGGTTATTAATGAGAATCTACGAGTCCAGAGGGGCGGGGCTGATCCTGTGCCTTACATAGACGTGGCCAATGTCCTTTCAGACATCGCTGCGCGGCAAAATCATGCCGTATTCGGCAGGCGTGGGTGCGGGAAGTCACTACTACTACATTACTCAGCCAAGAATTTGCCGGTAACCATCAAGCCGATATATTTGAACTGCGAAGACTTTAAGAAGCACTCGTTTCCTAACGTCCTAATAGAGATTCTCGATGCACTATTTGGCGAACTTGAAAAGCATCTGACTGGATGGTTTGGACGAAAGAAACGATCGCGTGGGCTCATATCCGAGATCCGCAAGGAGCTCAATGGCATGAGGGAAAAAGCAGATAGGCTTGAAAAAGACGTGCGGCAATCGGATACACTGGCGGTTGCAGATGAGCAGAAGGGTCAATTATGCTTTGGATTGCCGGGGGTGGCGAGCGGGTTAACGGAAAGCATACAAGAGTGTGAGAAGCGAGAAGTTGAGCAGCGCTTCAAGGTCAGTGATGACAAGATCAGGGAACTCGACACGTGGCTGCCAAGACTTAAGACGCAGATACGGGAGTTCTTCGAAATCTCGACTACAGTCAAGGCAGTATTCTTGCAGGTCGATGATTTCTATCACCTAAGACGCGCAGACCAACCTCTAGTGATTGACTACATACATAGACTATGTAAAGACCTCCCGCTCTATTTTAAACTGGCAACACTTAGACATTGCAGCACTTTATATGCAGATCGCAAAGGTCAGCCCATAGGTGCCCAAGAAAGACATGATTACCAACCCATTAATATCGACTTTTCACTTGCTGATTTCCGGCGTACTGTGGATCAAAACCGCAAGATACTGAGAGAGTTTGGGAATTTGGCAGGGATTGACGGCAAAGAAATCGATGATCTATTCAAGGGTGCGGGATTTGAAAGACTGGTTCTGGCAGGCGGCGGTGTACCCCGGGATTGTCTGTCATTATTTTTGGAGGTGCTTGTACATGTGCAACA from Candidatus Zixiibacteriota bacterium carries:
- a CDS encoding metallophosphoesterase, translating into MILIQRFTGVLLLIFLSWMACSSEVLQENKNVAPEITSPIMTEAAGGIYYIYRADVSDTDGPALSVQFASYPSWLTPDPDNDSLFGTPPDGLSDTSFMLIASDGTLADTALIKIKMNPAIVVLGDTRTGHNIHRQIVNLIMQIKPSAVFHTGDLVSDGRFKSDWDTFNVIASPIFAHSEFYPALGNHEHQSQLYFDNFTLPGNEQWYSVERNRTHFVIMNSCIPITPDSEQYKWLQSNLSEISDSIRFVVALFHHPPYSTGAHTEDEMGLRATLVPLFEQYGINMIFNGHDHDYERSFCGGKYYIVAGGGGAPLRDQARTSPCGQLYLKKYHFCKLSMVDRRLIVKVYDNSSQLIDHYEIQADPLNLKHRRLKD
- the gyrA gene encoding DNA gyrase subunit A, with amino-acid sequence MPLEREKIVPIYLEEEMKNSYLDYSMSVITNRALPDVRDGLKPSNRRIMVAMNDLNLSPGRPYRKCAKIAGDTSGNYHPHGEQVVYPTLVRMAQDFNMRYPLIDGQGNFGSIDGDGAAAMRYTEARLTPIAMEMLVDMEKDTVDMMRNYDETRMEPRVLPGKFPNLICNGTSGIAVGMATNIPPHNLGEAVDALTAIIDNPEIANDELIEIVPGPDFPTGGIINGRAGIREAYRTGKGRLMVRAKAVVEIQKSGKDFIVVTEIPFQVNKSNLLERIAELVRDKVIDGIADLRDESDRDGMRIVVELKRDAQAEVVLNQLFKHTQMQATFAIMMLTLVGGVPMILTLKEMLEQFLIHRHEVVVRRTKFDLNKAEERAHILEGYKIALDNIDAVIELIKKSKDTPTAREGLMTKFKLSERQANAILDMRLARLTGLERQKIEEEYIAIIKLIAELKGILESKPRRMAIIKEELLELKRKYADDRRTEIQDEAEEFTVEDLIAEEDMVITISHSGYIKRLSVSMYRRQNRGGRGVIGIETKEEDFAEHLFIASTHEYILFFSNKGRCYWVKVHEIPTGGRLAKGKPIVNMLSIGEGEKITAFCRVRSFDADKYVVMATRNGIIKKTSLDAFSNPRKAGINAADLPEEDELIEASLTDGSYEIILATRQGQAIRFPEEKIRAMGRGAYGVKGITLAKGDYVIGMVVVKRDASLLTVCENGHGKRTGINDYRVTNRGGKGVINIKTTDRNGEVVAIMEVLEDDELILITKNGITNRQSVKAINVIGRNTQGVRLIHLDKDDKVTDVARVVKEE
- a CDS encoding class I SAM-dependent methyltransferase; the protein is MDKRNSQDAYGHEMLDYFNGAGGYEITERDDGYMTAGFDAPKVYFSDYRQWTVNERKAIRYARGKVLDIGCGAGRMMLYLKKKGHYVMGIDSSPRAVKLCRKRGLKNVRELSITQVSAGLGIFDTILMFGGNFGLMGNPQRAGRILQKFYKMTSAGGLIIAVSCDPYRILTKETREYQKRNRAMGKMSGCMRYRIRYRRYISLWYEWLMVSRREMQTLLKGTGWAIRRYFHSSRTPAYIVVIEKE
- a CDS encoding S8 family serine peptidase, encoding MSRKLVLFFLALFTVAFFVTATAGEIDPGLADILQATPSGQNVSVLVFLNDRVDLNAISSQLNSRNATTQNRHEAVVRALQMKADNSQGPILNHLQSLASAKSIGGYRVFWIINAVEITAPKEMIETIAGRTDVVKVYYNYEIESIVPVDIGAAGPGIGAAVENGVNAIRAPEVWAMGIDGAGALVANIDTGVEGEHPVLANRWAGVADPRYAGHPEWAWYDPYLGNNTFPYDNGGHGTHTMGTICGGAPGDQIGVAPGAHWIAAAAVDRGGGIPRTVSDCILSFQWMLDPDHNPATSWDVPDVCSNSWGVTTSHGYAPCDPLFWSYIDACEAAGTVVVFAAGNEGTSGLRRPADRATDAYRNCAVAAVDANTAGWPIAYFSSRGPTYCTPTGDMAIKPDIAGPGYNVRSAYPGLTYTTMSGTSMATPHIAGVVALMRQANPDIPVDSVKQIIYETAYDLGSAGKDNDYGWGMIDAYAAVNRVQPDTFPPVADFVGGPTSGYAPLTVQFTDLSLHKPTSRLWIFGDGTPTSNVQNPSHIYNNVGIYTVSLTVTNAHGSDIETKANYITTSQPPISNIHVSSIIVTRSSQPGRSWAGNATVTIVDEFGVAVSGARVSGFFNAPNTKTKSGTTGTNGQVAIISDKTKTPPADWCFQVTAVTKSGETYDPTKNLVTKACESGPVYKEMAAPVPNEFSVTNYPNPFNPSTTIEMNLPIACNWTIGIFNILGEKVEEFSGTSAAGRILVVWNASGHSSGIYFYRVTAGQYGASKKIVLMK
- a CDS encoding class I SAM-dependent methyltransferase, with the protein product MHYREELIRAGRLIEEMNQYYDARAIWHDYYMGYKSNEEMESLLCPVIEAFEAAIAGKNVLEIACGTGNWTQVLAKRAHSVVATDISAAAIETAQRKNLSNRNVTFHVSDAYSLDDIEPGFNAAFAADWWSHIPKSKISSFVSNLHARLITGSKVILIDMCFRDAFEKEFSHYDMDGNRISKRSLPDGREFQVVKNFPTAKEMTDMLLPLAKNIEFREFDFLKRWMVMYETV